From a single Nitrospinaceae bacterium genomic region:
- a CDS encoding peptidase S24 has translation MKVASSLRLILYGVRVAAGFPSPADDYIEG, from the coding sequence ATGAAAGTGGCCTCCAGCCTCCGGCTCATACTCTATGGCGTGAGGGTTGCCGCAGGCTTTCCCAGCCCGGCGGACGACTACATCGAAGGCA